The window GAATCCTGTAAGTACCTAGTACCTAGTGTTCGAATGGCATCATTAAACTATTAGAGCTGAGTAACACAAAGTAAACTTCCACTTCAAAATGTTTGATTTGAGAAAACTGTAACCATGtttctttttagtttaaaaattgataaagaGAAAAGAGCCACCAAAAACGAACTTGCAGAAAAAGAGTAAAGCTGGATTCTGCTAAATTTTCCAGTCAAACTCACAAGGTAAAACTTGAGCAATATCAGGACTCTTAAAATGCCCAAACTAAAAATCTGTAAGCAACAAATACAAAAGTTCTGCTGCTATTTAAAACATATAACTTAAGCATAACTCTTAACATACAAGGTCAATCGACCCGGTAAATGCACCATGTTTCCATGTGTGTCCCGGGGTAAAAGAGAATGTTTTGGAGACTCCGGAATCAAGCTAATAGTACAGTATGAACCTTCTTAGCATgctatgatatttaaatttctataaAATGAACCTAGTGAGCAAATACAGTATAAGGACGTTATCCCAATGGATCGATTGCACCATATGATGTCACTGGTCCAAGAACACTAATATAGCATGCCACCATCGGCACGCCTTCAGTATGGTCTGTAACGCATTGGTCGCCTTCCCCTTGGGATCCGGCTGCAAAAGAGAACAAGTGCttttaaaaatgaaagaaatgtACAACTAACTAATGCATAAGCTATGTTGTTTCAGACTGATATACATGCTAATCCATAATATAAGTACTTCTCACCTCTGATGATTCATAAGGTgcatcaaaaatatatatcgtCATAGACTTGTATGTAAATAATTccagatttttttatataatttaatatatatgacaaaaacaccaaaaaaatTATCTCTAACTATAGTTCTACGCACCACAAACACGTCCAATGAGTCATGAAAAAACTGATCCCAAACTAAACTAGACATCATAGTTTTGACAAAATGTAGTTCCTATAAATGATGCAACTCGAGTTTGTTTGACTGGTTTACTTGACTTGCTTATTTTTGCTTCATATTACCAGGCTAGCACATTTAAAACGAGGACCCAAAAATTCAAATTGCATTCCTTAATATTCAAGAGAACAGTAACAAGGATAATGAGCACCTAGGCTATAAAAACCAAAGGAGTAAACTTGATCTTGTATATTTTAAGATGCTATAGCTAATCCAAATGCCTTTGCTTTTCCTCCGATTCTAATCAGTCCAGCAGCTTAGCACTTGACAAACTTTATTGTGTAAACAAGAAATCCTTCACAGAGAATGTAAAGGAAAATCAACAAGTAATCCGACAGGAGTGAAGACCCAAACTAGAATAACTTCTAGGCTCATGAAACAGTAATTGTCTATATAATCCTATAGTTGATTGCCAAAGGGTTAAACATCAGTTCTTCAGCagcaaaaagtttaaaatatccCACTGCTATGAGGAAGCACATGATAAGTCTTATAAATTTCCTACCAGTTTGACATCAAcaaagtatatttatatattcaataagACCTATACAATCAGGGGATCCATAATAGAAACAAAGATCTAGCCACTTGCACAACAATAAAGATCCGTAAATGTAAAGCAATGAAGCCTTTACTTCACAAACTAGCTTCGTATAGCAGAAAAAGAACAATTTTTATTACAACTAGCTTCACATGGTGGAAGAAGAACGAACTTTTATGCATGAACTCGATATCAAAAAATTTGATGCTGTAGATTAATCATTATACACAATCTTTGGCACACACATACTTATATTATGCCCTTTATTAAGAAACAATTCAAATAGTTTGGGTTCTTCTACAGACAATTTATGTTTATTTGCACAGCTGCTAGAAGTTATGTACCACAGTATGCATCTTTTAGCCAAAAGGTATTTCGCAACCCCCTAgacacaaaatattataatgccAAAGCAATGCCTACGTATGGTTATCGGAAAAAAAACTATGTTAATCCAATCTATTAAAAAGAgcaataaaattatatagtatGATTTCACATGTAGCAACTGACAGGATTTGCAGGTAATACATAAAGCTTTCATGATACTTACCCGTAACCATAAGGAGAAAACATTGGTGGGCCAGGCATATACGGTCTTCGGCCTCGAAACCCAAAGTAAGGGTTCGCTGGCCTGCCTCGAAATTGTTTCATTCCGGGTACATTAGTTCTCTTTGCGGCCACCTGGAGACCCAAAGTGCACAGCCATAATAAATATAACTGAAAAGAGGAAAGTATAATTTGTGAAGGTTGCAATTTCGACTCATTCAACTTTATAGAACCTTTAATTGACGACCATGCAACTCCGACTCATTCAGGAGGAGGGCATTCTGGATTGCTTCAAGTTCCACGAATTCAACATAGGCAAATCCTTTAGGCTGACCAAACTTGTCGGTCAGGATGGTCACTCTGTTGACAGTGCCACATGATTGGAAGTGCTGCTGAACTTCCTCAGGAGTGCATGCATAGTCCACCTGGAAAGAGGCCGTAAAACACAGTGATTCTTACatactaaaaaattaaaagaaaaagaagcagCTACGGATGGAAGAATCAGCACATGTGAATTAAATGTGTACTAACTAGAAAAAAACACGATTTTCAGACCCACAAGCAAATTAAGCAGTAGTAGGAAATTCATTATTAATATTTGCAAGCAAGACATTTTCTTAAATGTATCCACTTGGAGCAAAATTGGGCATCATCATCATCGAATCAAAATACATGTTATCCTCGACTTCGATGAACTGACAAAGTAAATAAAGTTCTGATTTTAGACAAGAAAAGTTATAAGCAACTTGGCGTATATTTGAGCTCTTTTTGATTCATTCTAGTAGGATTTAGTTATTACATCATGGGGAATGGATGTGAAAATAAAAGGAAGATATGAATTCATTCTTAAGTAGTTGTATGTCTCATAAAAGATAATCTGTTCATTTATCGGCTTTAGATGGGGGTTCTATTCATGTAGAtaagtattttaataaattgaatttaagTATTGAGTCCTGAGAATATTGCTAACTGGTGGTCAGACAATCTCGCACAGTTTGATGACTAATTTTTCAACCTGGAAAACTGGTGGTTGTCATCAAATTTCTATTAGTTCAAAATTTTCACACACATCACAATACCTATCAACAGAGAACAGAGATTAAGTTCAAAATTTACACACACAAATCACAATACCTATCTACCCATTCAACTATATCACCCATCTTTTCTCTTTCCGTGAATTGAGCATAATTAAGTCAGATGAATAATATGCTTCAGCACATTGAATTCTGTTAAAAGATCCTTTTTCATGATCTTTGACTAAGGCTCTCACGAGTCTCTCAGTTTTTCACAATTCACGTTCCGTGCTATCTTACAGCTTCAGTTCTTACATATATGTGTACAATACATATTTAAATGTGGaggtgtgtgcgtgtgtgtgtaaGTGTGTTTGTGTGGGTGACTGCACTTCGAGAAAGGATATGAACTGCATACTGATCGAGAGAATGTTTCTTAAGCCCCGCTATATCCTTCTAAAAAACTGTTTTTGGCAACAAGGATAGCTTTCCTTCTTGGACATTTTTTTCTAACTGATCTCACAATGGCACATATTAAATAAGCACGAAAAAGATTACAAGGATTATGTAGCATTTAAGAGCTACTGTTGCACAAAACTGAACTAAGATAAGGTGTTGCCTTACATTTCCAACATATATTGATCGAGCATCGGCCTCCTCCTTCTCGGCTAGTGTAGCAGAAGACGTGCCAGATGTATCTGCATGGTATAAAAAAAGTGGATGAGGGTCTTATGTATTTGTAATATAAGATCTACAGCAGTAGAAGATATATATGAAGCGGTCATTGGTCAcaataaaaaatagaataaattaatttttaagaacTGCTGATAGAATATATCTAGAAGtcttgatatattaaatataggctgtatttttaaaaactgctGATAGAATATATTGATTGGAAAACATATTCACCCCTTTGCCATGCCAGAAGCAAATTGCCTAACGAGTCCATTTCTACGGAGATTTTTATCTACACTGAAATGGGACCCTAGGGTCTCCCTTCAAATAGTTCGAATAGACCCCAACTGAAATCTGGATTGCTTAACAGAAGCATGGTGAACAATTGACCACCATTGTCAAGTCACTAGATCGTGTTACTAGGATGGGATGGGATGGGATGGAATTCTTACTCTTCTTTGAGAGAGACTGGAgcaaatgtttataatttttatcccTTCATTCCATTGGTCCAAATTATTTGAACAAAAAATCTAATCGACGTGTTTTGGAAGGAATTCTCCATTTCATTCATCATCATTTTCCCTACAATTCTCCATAATTTTCACCgattttttaaaacacttttattCTCTTTATACTTATGCAATTGATTCGTACTCCTTGGTTTAAAAGAGTGGGGtcacattaaataaaaaaacaaaggaACTAGTAGAAATCACagagaataaatattaaaaagaataaaaaaggaTATTAAAAAGGCGGTGTCCAATTCACAACACTTCAAGATTTAAAAATTTCACATATCTGCTCCTTGACACCTTGTGATTTCACACATCTTTCATAAGGGTTGGTTTTCTTCTTTTTGCATTCATCTTTGTTGAACTTAAGTTCTCGAAAATGGACGGGATGAAAGGGAATATGAAGTATAAATGGGTTAATCAGCAGCTGATTAAATCTGGAAAATCACACAATAAAATTGGAGGGTCAGGTAATTGTCGACTGTATGAATTCGGGTTTCCTCCGGATTGTAACTCAATTTACTCCCTACTTCCTTGATTTCAAGATAGTTCTAtacatgattttattatttgtatttataattttaaggtTGATGATTGATCAATCTTTAATCCAaatatgcaatttttttatgtaaattttattagAACAAAAAACCTTTTTCCCCTatgtattaaataaattatatgtttggATTAAAGATTGATCAATCATTTgcctaaaaattataaatagaaataaaataaaaaagatcatATATAGATCGATCTCAAAATTAAGTAGAGGGTAAAATTAGCAACAATACAGAGGAGCTTGAGTTTATAGAGTCAAAAGTTACATTAACCCCCAATTTTTTTGTGTGATTTTCCAGAATTAATCTGATGCTGATTAACCcatttacatttcacttttccTATTCGTCCCAGGCATTTCCACTTCAAGATTTAAAAATTTCACATATCTGCTCCTTGACAACTTGTGATTTCACACATCTTTCATAAGGGTTGGTTTTTCTTCTTTCTGCATTCATCGTTGTTGAACTTAAGTTCTTGAAAATGGACGGGATGAAAGGGAATATGAAGTATAAATGGGTTAATCAGCAGCTGATTAAATCTGGAAATTTACACAATAAAATTGGAGGGTCGGGTAAATGTCGACGGTATGAATTCAGGTTTCCTCCGGATTGTAACTCATTTTACTCCCTACTTGATTTCAAGATAGTTCTAtacatgattttattatttgtatttataattttaaggtTGATGATTGATCAATCTTTAATCCAaatatgcaatttttttatGCAAATTTTATTAGAACAAAAAACCTTTTTCCCCTatgtattaaataaattatatgtttggATTAAAGATTGATCAATCATTTgcctaaaaattataaatagaaacaaaataaagaagATCATATATAGATCGATCTCAAAATTAAGTAGAGGGTAAAATTAGCAACAATACAGAGGAGCCTGAGTTTATAGAGTCAAAAGTTACATTAACCCCCAATTTTTTTGTGTGATTTTCCAGAATTAATCTGATGCTGATTAACCCATTTACATTTCATTTTTCCTATTCGTCCCAGGCATTTTCGAGAACTTAGGTTCAGTGAAGATAGATGCAAAAAAGGGAAAAACAACCCTTATGAAAGATGTATGGAATCACAACGTGTTAAGTAGCGGATatgtgaaatttataaatactgAAGCGATGGGAATCACAACGTctttaaaatacttttattcTCTTTATAATTATGCAATTGATTCATACTCCTTGGTTTAAGAGTGTGGTCACATTAAATAACAAAACAaagaaactaataaaaattacagAGATTAAACAATAAAGAGAACAAAAAAAGGATTTTAAAAAGCGGTGGTCTCCTTCCCAACACTACACTTCaggatttaaaattttaacatatctTCCCCCTTAATATGAAGTTAGTCCAATGTGAAAACTTTCCGAGTTATACAGAATACATTCATTAAGCTGGCAGTTCTGCATAATGCCCAAAAAGTCCACAACTTTATCTGTCTACGTGCATACTTTAACTTGAAATTTTGTCGCAAGCATAACAACTTGAATTCATATACTTTATAATTCATTAATCCAGGGTGTACGTTTCTAAGGACGGAAGGACACTATAAAATCTAGAAATTGGGGAaacaatttaatgtatatttacACATGTAGCAGATCAGAAACTTCACCGCCTCCATTTAATCAAAAAAGTCGAAGATAGGCAGACAAGTGAAAGAATACCTACCAAAAACAAGTTTATTTGTCGGTACCAGCAAAGCAACACTAAGCCAAAAGCATGACCGTTAACcaaaataaagttaaaaatgtatttaaaattAGTCACACACTCCAGCAAAGCAGCACTAAGCAAAGAACATGACcgttaaaaagtaaaaacatgTAGAGAATTTAAATTAGGCACACacccctgacaaaaaaaaaaggcacGCAACATAGGTAAAGTACTAATAATATAAGCATATTTGAGCATTCACTTCTGGGCCATTGATTTGGTTTGGGCATTTGTTGTCACCCGTGTATTGTGATTGCCGCCTTGGCATAGTTATTTAACAAGACCACTCTTTCAAATTTCCCTAGCCGTTAATTACAGATAAATGTAGACAGTCTCTGTATATCTTGCCTCTTCTGTACTATGCAAATTCCAAATTCCAACTTCTTCACCAGTATCCCCAACCCCCTTTTCTAGATAAACCTAGCCAACATAGATCCCTAATAGTAACACAATTaccaaaaaaatcacaatttgaCCAATCACGAAATACAAATGCACAATCACACATACAGATTATAACGAGATTCACTATTTACAGAGAATCAAAGATAAAACACCTTGTCCGGCACCCATCTCTTTCTCGACCTTGGCTTGCATCTCGCGAAGAGCCCCTGCTTCCTCTTCAATCTCCTTTAATCTCTTCTTCATTTCCTCCAATTCCTACAAAACATACACAATCACAAACATTCAATTAATTCAAGACAATCACCCCACACTCACACACACGCAAACACAAAATGTCACAAAAACAAAAGTTTACGATATCGAAAAAGAAACCTTGGAAGCattctcatcttcatcatcgcCCCGAGACATGTCGATATCAGCGTCCATATCAGCTTCATCCGGTATCTCTCCACCGTACACTTCATGCTCTGGTTCTTGCTCCATTGAAACTACTATGATGTttggtgtttgtgtgtgtgtgtgtgtgttttctaGGGTTTTGATGTGATTGAAATGAGAAGAAGAGGGGAGATTTTAAAGATTTGGGGATGGGGGGTTCGGGCGTATTAGTAAATGGTGGGAATTAACCATGGGTCAGCTGCAGCCTAGTGTATGGGATTTTTGTTTTACCGTCTTCAATAGCCTTTTCTACCGTTTCCTCACGGTAAATTTCTCCAGAAGAGGTTCGTTTCAGAACACAAGATATAGCATGAAAGTCAGGTAGCTTTTGTAGTATTGAAGCCGGTAaacttaaaattagtttttagtttaaaaattattccatatttttggaaaacaTTATTTTCATTTGCGTGTGCTTCTTTAATCAATTTGATCTGAAACTATTTTAATCGATTCAGTTTTCCTGAGATCAACTAATaatcatattatttaaaatatggaTCTTGTATTTCTTACATTCATTTATGCAGTAATTAACTCGCTAGTTTCTATAAATTTAAGATACTGGTTATGCAAAATGAAAGTGATTAATACTAATGTTTACTCCCGTCATTAAGAATAACTTGATATTGTAAATGTCACTAGAGATACGTGTGCTATTAATTTCATTGAATATTTTGTTTGATAGATGTATAATTTGTTTGTTGCTTCTTGGATCTTGTTTAATTTGGACGAATATAATGCTTGTAGAGTGTTATTTTTCGGTCTACTAGAAAGAGTATAAGTTTGGATTTGTGTTTGTATCATGCGTTATTCTTAATAATAATTAGCTCAAATGTTTCAAGAAAACCGAAATATTTCTGAATTTTACAATGATATCAAAGCACTATGGgattgtctaggtgatgtgaaTCCAATTTCTTGGTGTAAATGTGATAATTGTGCTTGTGAATTAAGATCGCAAATGCACAAAATGTTGTTAGATCATACCCATGTTCTGAGAAAATAAGGCGACTATTTTCGTGAACCCCGACTTAGTGCACGACAAAAAGTTGTGATATacgtgtgtgagagagagaaaaTAGTATCTTGACAATGAGATTCTTAAAAGTAAATTGATCCATTGTAAACCACGAGACTTGAGTCATCAGTTTCTTCACTCTGACCTTATGTAAACTATGAAGTTGAACCTCAATCACTCTCGTCTCCgatcatttttatataatatcatcCATGAGATTTAAGACTCCTATGTCCAAACTTAATTGATTAATCCACATCTGACAAGACCGATCTCTTTTTCTCTTATCTCAAACCACCGATATGTGTCAAACCCTTCTAAGCAGGGGTTGAGTTACATTTGCGTCGAGCGTTTGCATGCCAATTGCCAACACAATGCATATGAATTGTATATAAGCCATGTAAGGATTTGAATCGTCAACCAAGTTTCAAAAGTGATTCTTGTTATTTACGAGACCTTTTCGAAATAAACAATCAATTCTTCTCGACAGAGTCGACACATGAAGCACATCAAACTAGATTTGGAGGGCTTTACAGAGTGAAAACAGAAAACACTTAATGGATGCAAAGTGAATGATATCATTGACCTACAGGATGGAGACTATGCAAAGCGAATATATAATCTTAATTGCCATGTAATATATATTGTCATATCATTAACCCTGCGAGTATGTAGTGTTACGGTGAGCATCCAATAGCGTCATTACTATCAGAATTGATTATGCAACAGTCATTCTGTAAGACAAAGAGATTCAACTGAGCCTGGAGTGGAAGTGTGAAACCGTGAAAGGCCGTGTTTCCAAGGAAACACAAGTATACTAACCTCCACTTCAGATATTTTGATTTCAGAAAACaataaggggccgtttggaaaCATATGTTTCGTTTCAAATGATAGATTTGAAATGACAGGATTTgaattgtcatttcaaattctcagatttatactaatatttgaatgtacggatttcaaatgaaatccaaatccaaattcccaaccaagttatttgatcaaatccagaatttcaaatgaaatccatattcccaaacaggccattttttctttagtttaaaaCTTGATAAAGAAAAGGGAGCCATGACAAAAGAACTTGCGGAAAAAGCGTAAAGCTGATTCTGCTATTTTTTTTCAGCAACAACTTAATGTATCAGGTAAAACTTCTTCAATGTCAGGACTCTTAAACCCACGCTGAATAATCTGTAAACAGCAAATACTAGAGTCCTGCAgctattttaaaatgtacaaCTGTGCATAACTCTTAACATACAAGGTCAATCGACCCGGTAAATGCACTATGTGTCCATGGGTCTCAAGGGGCAAAATGTCTAGGGGGGGCTCCAAAATCAGGCTAATGGTACAGAGTTGAGCCTTCTTAGGGGGCTCCAGATAATGGTACAGAGTTGAGCCTTCTTAGCAtgctaataatatttaaattcctATAAAATGAACCTAGTGAGCAAATACGGTATAAGGATGTTATCCCAATGGATAGACTGCACCATAAAATGTCACTGGTTCAAGAAGAACACTAATAATATAGCATGCCACCTTTAGTCCACCTTCAGTAAGGTCGGTAACGCATCGGCCGCCTTCCCCTTGGGATCCGGCTGCAAAAGAGAACAACTACTTTTAGAAATTAAAGAGATGCACAACCAACTAATGCATAAGCTATGTTGCTTCATACTGATACACATAACATCTTATACATGCTATTCCATAATATAAGTAGTTTCCACTTCTGATTTAGAATAaataatttcagatttttttatatataaataaataaatataacaacAAACACAGAAAAATTATCTCTGACTATAGTTCTATGCACCTCAAACTATGTCCAATGAGTCATGAAAAAACTGATCCCAAACTAAACTAGACAGCATAGTTTTGACAAAAAGTAGTGACTAGCATTTGTTTTTTTCCTTAATATTACGGGGCTGGCACATTTAGAACTTGGACCCAAAACTTCAAATTGCATTCCTTATTATTCAAGGGAACAGTAAAAACGACAATGAGCACCTAGGCTATAAAAGCCCCAGGAATAAACTCGAAATCtggcatatttttattttaagatgcTATAGCTATTCCAAGTGCCTTTGAGCTTCCTCTAATTCCTACCAGTCAAGCAGCTTGGCACTTAACAAACTTTTAACGTATGAACAAGAAATCCTTTACAGAGAATGTGAAGGATAATCAACACGTAATCTGTCAGGAGTAAAGAATCAAACTAAAAGAACTTGTAGGCTCATGAAAAGGAATTGTCTATATGATCCTATTATTGATTGCCAAAGTGTTAAACATCATTTCTTTagcaacaaaaaatttaaaatatcacaCTGCTGAAGAAGCACCTGATAAGTCTTTGGAATTTCCTATCAGCTTGTGTcaacaaaagaaaattatatctcTAATAAGACTTCTACGATTAGGGGGTCCAAGATAGAAACAAAGATCCAGCCACTTGCACAACAATAAAGATTCGTAAGTGTGAAGCAATTAAGCCTATACTTTACAACTAACTTCGTATAGCAGAAGAAgaacaaatttttttacaaCTAGCTTCGCATAGTGGAAAAAGAACGAACTTTATGCATGAACTCGATACCAAGATATTTGATGCCGTAGAATAATCATTATACCCAATTTTAAGCACACACATACTTGTATCATGCCCTGTATTATGAATGCATTTAAATAGTATGGGTTGTTCTAcatacaaattatgtttatttgcACAGCTGTTAAAAGTTATGTAGCACAAATATGCATCTTTTAGCCAAAATGTGCACCTAGAccctaaatattataataacaaaGCAATGCCTACAAATGGTTATATAGGAAAAACAATGTCCGTCGATTCTATTAAATAAAGCAGTCGAATTATATCTTTAGTATGATTTCACATGTAGCAACTGACAGGATTTGCAGGTAATACATAAAGCTTTCATGATACTTACCCGTAACCATAAGGAGAAAACATTGGTGGGCCTGGCATATACGGTCTTCTGGCTCGAAACCCAAAGTAAGGGTTGGCTGGCCTGCCTCGAAATTGCTTCATTCCAGGTACATTAGTTCGCTTTGCGGCCACCTGAAAACCCAAAGTGCACAGCCATAATAAATATCACTGAAAAGAGGAAAGTAAATTGTGTCAAGGTTGCAATTTTCACTCATTCAACTTTATAGAACCTTTAATTGACGACCATGCAACTCAGACTCATTCAGGAGGAGGGCATTCTGGATTGCTTCAAGTTCCACGAATTCAACATAGGCAAATCCTTTAGGCTGACCAAACTTGTCGGTCAGGATGGTCACTCTATTGACAGTGCCACATGATTGGAAGTGCTGCTGAACTTCCTCAGGAGTGCATGCATAGTCCACCTGAAAAGAGACCGTAAAATAAAACAATTCCAAGTTTTTCATTCACATTCCGTGCTGTGTTAAAGTTTCACTTCTTACATATGTGTAGAATACGTATTTAAATGTGGATGTGTGGCCAAGTGTGTAAGCATGTTTGTCTGGGTGAGTGCACTTCGAGAAAGGATATTAACTGCATACTGATCGAGAGAATGTTTCTTAAGCTCCACTATATCCTTCTAAAAAACTGTTTTCGCAACAAGAGGATAGCTTTCCTTATTGAACAATTTTTTTCTAACTGATCTCACAATGGCACATATTACATAAGCACGAAAAAGATTACAAGGTTTATGTAACATTTAAGAGCTACTGTTGCACAAGAACTGAACTAAGATAAATTGTTGCCTTACATTTCCAACATATATTGATCGAGCATCGGCCTCCTCCTTCTCGGCTAGTGTAGCAGAAGTGGCGCCAGATGTATCTGCATAGTATGCAAAAACATAGAATGAAGGTCttatgtatttataatataagatCTGCAGCAAcagaagatatatatatagatgaagCAGTCATCAGTCATATAAAATTTtggattaaattaatttttaagaactgcagataaaatatatctagaagtcttaatatataacatataggCTTTATTTTTAAGAACTGTTAATAGATTGATTGAAAAACATATTCACCCCTTTGCCATGCCAGAAGCAAATTGCCTAACGTGTAAGTCCATCATTTCTACTGAGATTTTCATATAGAATGAAATGGAACTGTAGAGTCTGACCTGAAATAGTTCGAAGAAACCCCACCTCAAAAATGGATTGTTTAACAGAAGCATGGTGAACAATTGAACACCATAGCCAAAGTCAATATGGTTGTGTTCACTTGTTTGGGATGTAATGAAATTTGTACTCTTATTTGAGAGAGATTGGAgcaaatgtttataatttttattccttCATTCAATTCCAAACTATTTAAACTAGAaaatctaacccacatgttttagAAGGATAGCTCATTTCCATTTCATCACCATTCCCTACAATCTTCATTATAGAAAATTTTGACTCCTTCATGTTCGTTCATTATTCTCTCATACATTCTCCCTAGTCCATAGatcttctttataatttttcatctgAAGTACTGATATTAAAAAAGACCAAAGTCCTATTAATTCTCCCAAGACAATAACTTTAGCAGGTAAGAGAATCTAGCTTCCAGAGAAAACAATAAGCAGATAGAAAGCATAACATAACAGTTAATATATAACACCTCTCTATTgcaaatatatactccctccgcccctCTCATATCTTTACgggtgtgttttttttttgcactatttggcacgcattttaagactcctataaagtatagtttcataacttattttttaaaaaaaaatctataaaaatttaaacattaaatattatacagaagaatttttttgtaaataatttatgaaactttACTTaataggagccttaaaatgcgtgtcaagccCTCTGTCCCCAACGTACGGAACCTAGGGGGGCAGAGGGAGTAGCTTTTATTAACAATCACCCACAAAACTATATcataaaataagatataatataaaatgttataTGGGAACAAAAGCACGCTGAATCATCCAGAAGAAAAC of the Daucus carota subsp. sativus chromosome 4, DH1 v3.0, whole genome shotgun sequence genome contains:
- the LOC108219020 gene encoding polyadenylate-binding protein 2-like; protein product: MEQEPEHEVYGGEIPDEADMDADIDMSRGDDEDENASKELEEMKKRLKEIEEEAGALREMQAKVEKEMGAGQDTSGTSSATLAEKEEADARSIYVGNVDYACTPEEVQQHFQSCGTVNRVTILTDKFGQPKGFAYVEFVELEAIQNALLLNESELHGRQLKVAAKRTNVPGMKQFRGRPANPYFGFRGRRPYMPGPPMFSPYGYGRIPRGRRPMRYRPY
- the LOC108219021 gene encoding polyadenylate-binding protein 1, yielding MEQEPEHEVYGGEIPDEADMDADIDISRGDDEDENASKELEDMKKRLKEIEEEAGALREMQAKVEKEMGAGQDTSGATSATLAEKEEADARSIYVGNVDYACTPEEVQQHFQSCGTVNRVTILTDKFGQPKGFAYVEFVELEAIQNALLLNESELHGRQLKVAAKRTNVPGMKQFRGRPANPYFGFRARRPYMPGPPMFSPYGYGRIPRGRRPMRYRPY